The genomic segment ATACTGCTCAGCAAGATTCGCATCCTCAGCGAGCGAATCATTAAATATCCGCATTCCACCTTCTGCCTCAACATGAGACACAGCTTTTACAGCTTCTGGGCTGGTCAAGTAACAGGTAGTTGGAAACGGCACGCCGCCTTCCAACATCGGCCTAGTAATTACCGCTAATGGATTGCCACAAATGCAGCGTGCACCCACTGCAACAATTCCTCGCGGATATCTACCCAACTGTTTAGTGACAGTATCAACGTCTTCGGGTGTTGCCGGATTCTTCAAAACAGAATCCAAAAGCTCCTCGACTTTCATCCAAACCTCGTTCCGCTACATGCATCACACTGAACGGTATGCAGCAATCGTCTACTCATTGTTGTCAGTATTGCTATCAGTGCTGCCACTATCAGTACTGGTAGTTTCACTCTTACTAGTGCTATCGCTCTTAGTGCTGTTTTTGCTAGTGTGCTTACTGCTACCTTTGTCAGCCTTCTCAAAAGCCGACGCCATTTCCTCGTACCAGGGCTTATCTTCACTAGTACTGTTGTCTGAACTGCCATTACTCTCAGTGCTGGTCGTTCCTGTCACTGCCTCGGGGTGTAACACCCGAATAGCCTGTTCACCAGCGAATACAAATCCTAAACGATCTCGAGCCTGCGCGGTGACATACGCGTTGTCGTTCCAGCGGTTGATGTTATTTTCCAGTTCCTGCTTTTGCGCAATAAGTGAAGCTTCTTGCTTGCGCAAACTATTGAGTTGAGAAAGATTCAGCGCATAGGTATGAAAAGTGGAAACTAACTCTATGGATGCCAGAATCACGATAATCATCGCGATAAAAAATGAAATTGGCCCTGCGGTGCCGCGCTCTCGAGATGTTCTGGAATGACGTGTCTGAGAGTTCTTCTCTCCGTGTGGTGCAGTTTTGGAGGCCATGCTCACGAAAATACCCGCCACACTCGACTCGACGTGTGACGGGTATGCTCACAGCGACACCGGCGGAACCGACATCACCGAGAAAGCTTAGAAACTACTTGACGTACTTCTTGCAGGCCTTGAAAGCGCTGTATCCGGCGTACTGAGCAGCTGAGCCAAGCTCTTCTTCAATCTCAAGAAGACGGTTGTACTTAGCGATACGCTCACCACGAGCTGGTGCACCGGTCTTGATCTGTCGAGTGTTCTTTGCAACAGCAAGATCAGAGATCGTGGTGTCAGGAGTTTCGCCTGAACGGTGGGAAACCATTGAGGTGAAGCCATTAGCTGTTGCGAGCTCAATAGCATCAAGAGTCTCAGTTACAGTACCGATTTGGTTCAGCTTAACCAGCAGGGAGTTGGCGGCCTTGAGATCGATACCCTTCTGCAGACGCTTCGGGTTAGTCACGAGCAGATCGTCACCAACAAACTGAAGGCGATCACCGAGTTCAGCAGTAATCTTCTGCCATGCAGTCCAATCCTCTTCCTGGAATGGATCTTCGATGGAAACCAGTGGATACTTCTCTACAAGACCCTTGTAATAGTCCAGCAGCCAATCATCATCACGCAGCTCGCCCTCGAAGAGGTACTTGCCAGTCTCTTTGTCGTAGAACTCAGAGGAAGCGACATCAAGGGAGAGACCAATCTGCTCACCTGGCTTGTAGCCAGCCTTCTCGATGGACTCAACAATGAGGTCAAGTGCTTCAGCGTTGGAATCGAGGTTTGGTGCAAAACCACCCTCATCGCCAAGGCCAGTGCTCAGACCGCGTTCTTTAACGACGCCCTTGAGGGTGTGATAAACCTCTACGCCAGCGCGCAGAGCTTCCTTGTAGCTGTCGAAGCCATACGGGGACACCATGAATTCCTGAATGTCTACGTTGGAATCAGCGTGTGCGCCACCGTTCATGATATTCATGTTCGGTACAGGCAAGATGTGCCCATTAGTGCCACCCAAGTAACGGTAGAGAGGCAGATCTGCCGACTCAGCAGAGGCATAAATCGCTGCAAGGGAAACACCAAGAATGGCGTTCGCTCCAAGCTTGCCCTTGTTGGCGGTGCCGTCGAGCTCAATCATGGTTTCATCGAGTGCGCGCTGATCAGTAGCATCCAGACCGATAACGGCTGGTGCGATAATTTCGTTCACGGCCTTAACTGCATCAAGGACACCCTTGCCCTGATAACGTGACTTGTCGCCGTCACGACGTTCCCAAGCTTCCGCCTCGCCGGTGGAAGCTCCTGAAGGAACGAGTCCGAGGCCTTGGGCCCCATCCTCCGTCTCAAGAACTACCTCAACGGTCGGGTTGCCACGGGAGTCAAGAATTTCGCGTGCATAAACGCTTTCAATTGCTGCCACAACTTCTCCTTAAGACATGTGTGTTGTGCTGTCGTTATTAAGACTAGTGCGTTTGTTGGACGATAGCGAGGCCAGTGCGCCTTATCTCTGTGAACGCTCACAGGCATCCTAAGCTATTGGAAAATATGGAGTCAACGCAGATACCGACTCCATAAGGGCAGCAAAATTATTTCAAAGCTTCAAAAAAATGCTGATGAAGCAGCTATCTCTATACTCAACTTATGGATAGTTAATCGTTAGCTTCTGGGCCTCGCGCTCCAAGCCAAATCCTCAAGCAACTGATCTACCCAAGACATCACTGCTTGTGAATCCATCGCTGAGGAACCCAGAGAACCTGCAAATGGAGCAGGGACCAGCAGAGTGTGTGTAACTGGACGGTATTGGCACCCAGAATAGATACGCTGCAATCTCATCATCACGGATTCAGGCGGATCGATACGTGCTACGCGTACGTTACGTCCCTGAGCAATGATTTCAGTGATACCAAGAGCTTTAGCTTTCTCGCGGAGTCTTGCTATGTCGAACAAAACATCAAGCTCAGAGGGAAGTTTGCCGTAGCGGTCGCTAAGTTCATCACGAAGTTCGTCTAAATCATGCTCACTATGAGCTGCCGCAAGCTTTTGATAGGCCTCCAGACGCAGCTTGTCGGAATCAATGTAATACACCGGAATAGAAGCTTCTATTGGCAAATCAATGCTGACCGATTGCTCTTCCTGTTTGTCTGGCTCTTTGACATGCGCTACTGCTTGGGAAACCATACGGATATATAGGTCAAAACCCACACCTTCGATATGCCCTGACTGTTCGTCTCCGAGAAGATTTCCAGTACCGCGCAGCTCCAAATCCTTCATCGCGACATCAAAACCAGAACCTAAGGAACTGTTCTGTGCAATCGTCGCCAAACGATCGTGCGCAGTTTGGGTCATCGTTTTGCTGGGGTCATAGAGGAAGTATGCATAAGCACGCTCCCGTCCGCGGCCAACTCGTCCACGCAACTGATGCAACTGACTAAGTCCGAAACGATCTGCATGATCAACAATAAGAGTATTGGCATTAGAAATATCAAGGCCGGTCTCAATAATCGTGGTGCACACTAGCACATTGATATCCCGACGCCAGAAATCACGGATTACCGCATCAAGCTGCTTCTCCCCCATTTTTCCATTAGCGATTCCCACTTTGGCTTCAGGCACCAACTCGGATATTTTTGCCGCCGTCCTAGCAATATCTTCAACTCTGTTGTGTACGTAGAAAACCTGGCCACCTCTGAGCAGCTCTCTGCGGAGCGCAGCAGTAACCTGTGCATCTTCATACGCACCAACATAGGTCAGCACTGGTAAACGATCTTCAGGAGGTGTTGCCAGAGTCGACATTTCACGGATACCGGTGACGGCCATCTCCAAGGTTCTAGGAATTGGTGTTGCAGACAGGCTGAGTACATCCACATTTGTGCGTAACGCTTTTAACGTTTCCTTATGCTCTACTCCGAAACGCTGTTCCTCATCAATAATTACCAGACCGAGATCTTTGAACTTGATTTTCGGATTAAGTAGCTTATGAGTACCGATGACAATGTCAACACCGCCGTCGGCCAAGGCCTCAATGGTGGCAGATATTTCCTTGGCTGTCTGGAATCTGCTTAAGGCCGCGATACGCACCGGAAAACCTTCAAATCGTTCGGTGAAGGTCTCGAAATGCTGCTGAACCAACAATGTGGTCGGCACCAGAATCACCACTTGTTTGGAGTCTTGGACAGCCTTGAACGCAGCGCGCAAAGCAATCTCGGTTTTTCCGAAACCAACATCGCCGCATATCAAACGATCCATTGGCATGGGGCGTTCCATGTCATGTTTGACCTCGTCGATGGTGGTAAGTTGATCGGGAGTCTCCTGGTATGGGAAAGCATCCTCCAGCTCTTTTTGCCAAGGTGTATCGGGGCTGAAGGAGAAACCTTCTGTACGCTGTCTTGCCGAATACAACTTGACCAAATCTTCTGCAATCTGCCGTACGTGTTTACGAGCTTTCGCTTTGGTCGCAGCCCAGTCACCTCCGCCCAATTTATTGAGTTTAGGAACCTCAGCGCCAATATATTTACTGACCAAATCTAGCTGGTCCGTGGGTATGAAGAGCTTGTCTGCGGGTGCCCCACGCTTACTAGGGGCATACTCGATGACTAAATACTCACGCTGCGCTTGTTGAGCACCCTTCCCGACCGTGCGTTGACGCATCTGTACAAAACGGCCTATACCGTGTTGCTCATGCACCACATAGTCGCCAGGTTTAAGCTCCATTAAATCGATAGCTTTACGACGACGTTTAGGCGTTTTCGTTACTTGAGATGCGCTGGTATGGCCAGTGAGATCTCGTTCAGTCAACAGTGCGAACTTTGCCCGCTCATCAATAAAACCGTCAAGAGCAAATGAACGGACAGCACGAAAATCAGTAATACCTGTCTCATGGATCACACGTGTAAGTCTGTTCAATGTGCCTTGTGCGGCCGATGTAATAGTTACCGTAATCCCGGCATCTATAAGACCTCTAATGCCAGAACTTGCTCGTTCCTCAACGCCTCTGAATTCTTCGGGTTGATGCGCGTCAATCTGAATATGACCAGGACGTGAGCTATCTACACTGAAGTCAGTGAGTTTCCACAACTCCCTCTGGGAGAAAGCGATTGATGAGATAACTTCATCAATATCCAAAAAACTCGCTTGATCGAAACTTATCGGTGCTCCTGAGCTATGCCCTGAGGCAGCGATATGCCAGCTTGCTGCTAAAAACTCATTCGCTGTTTTTGACAAGTCTTCTGCAGCTCTGCGTAAGCGTTCAGGATCGGAAAGCATCACCACTGAATTCTTAGGCAATAAGTCAGGCACTGCATCTAAGTGATCCACCAACGCAGGCAGCAAAGATTCCATACCCTCAACTGCTATGGCTTGCGATATAGATTCGAGCATGTCATCCGCATTCGGAATCTGGCCAATAAGCTCCTTGGCACGCACTCGAACGCGTTCGTCTAACTGCATTTCCCTGCATGCTGTTGCCCACACACTGCGAATGTTGTCACCATATGTACGCTGGTCTGAAGCATTGAACTCATGAATCGCATCAACTTCGTCGCCAAAGTATTCAATACGCAGTGGATGTGGAGCAGTTGGAGGGAAGACATCGAGGATGCCTCCACGGACTGCAAATTCGCCGCGATCCATAACTAAATCGACACGGGTGTATGCATTCTGCACTAGACGCTCGACCGCATTATCAAGGCCAAGATCTTCGCCTATGCGAAACACCAAAGGCTGCACATCGCCTAGTCCCGCAACCACGGGCTGTATCAGTGAGCGAACTGGCATTACCAGAATTCTGATAGGCCCAAACATGCCGTCGTTGCCCTCAGGATGTGCTAAGCGTCGGAAAACAGCCATGCGTGAGGCAACGGTATCGGCTCGAGGTGAAAGCCGCTCATGAGGTAAGGTTTCCCATGCTTCAAGAACCGCAACATCATTAGACTCCGAGCCGTACCAGGAGCGTAATGCCTCAGCCATATCCTGTGCTTCACGTCCAGAAGGTACCACCACAACAACCGGCTTACGCTCTGCAACCGCAGCAGCAAGAGCGGATCGTACACCTAGTGATGCAGCCACCGTTAGGCTCGGGTCAGTGTCAGAATCTGGCAACTCCACATTGCCATAATGCAGGTCGTGGAAACTGTGATCAGCATCAAGCAGCGCTAAGAATTCATGCAACGAGTTCATTCCTGCGGTCTGAGAGCCCAACTCACGGGCGTTTTGCTGCTCAGTTGAATGCTGGTCGGCTTGATTATTCCGCTCCATATGCTCGTGATTTGTCGACTGAGCATGAGTTCGACGAGTTGCAGTTGCACTATCTGCCATTAAAATTCTCCTGTGCTGCAGCCAAACCATGAGTAATCAGAGTTTCAGCAGCATCCGCACCATCCGCTAGAAAATCTGGCAGCTGAGCCTTCTGGTCTCGAGAAAAGCCACCCAATACCCAGTTCACCGTATTGCGATGAGCATCACCTTGCCTCGCCGCATGCCCAACTCCCAAGCGAACCCTGCCATAGGCGTTACTGCCGAGAGATTTATCAATGGATTTAATACCGTTGTGTCCTCCGGCTGAACCACCGGATTTTACCTTAATACGTCCATATTCAAGATCCATATCATCATGAATCACCACTATCTGATGAGGATCAATATCGTAGTAGGCAGCGATTGACGCCACAGCATTGCCAGATTCATTCATAAAAGTCAGCGGTTTTGCCAAAAAGAACCGAATCTGTTTCCCGTCAAGGCGCAATATGCCTTTACCGAGTTTAGCTAGACCTTTGTGATCCGACATGGATATCGTCCAACGCTGTGCAAGCACATCGGCACACATGAAGCCCATGTTGTGCCTAGTACCCTCATACTCCTTGCCTGGATTGCCCAGTCCAACGATGAGCCAACAATCAGATGCCATTACCTTGCCTTCTATCAACACCACTGCTGCTGTACACAGCTTGTTCAATACACCGCTTTAACGGCACTGCTCTTAACAACGTCGCTTCAATCTCTCCTTGGGCAAAGCTGTGTCTATCGGCAGCTACTCACCTATCAGTGATTACTGCATATAGAAGCGTTATACCCAAACCGTACAGATTCTACCAATGGAGTTGACGACACCAAACGATTCAGCTCCTACAGTAGGAGCAATAGCGCCTGCAGTCTGATGAGATTCGAACTCAACTGGGTGTGTTTTCGATTGATATATGAGCGCGCTCAACAGTCGTAGGCACCAATTCAATTTAGAGGCTGATACCAATAGGCAACATCATGATGTACCCCGTGAGAATCAGCGGCTGCTTGCGGCAGCAAACCATATTGAGTGAAATTAAAACGTTTCATTAGCGACATTGAAGCGCGATTATCGGCGAATATCACGGTAATCAGCTTGTCATAGCGTAGTTCCCGCGCAGTGTGCAATCCCCACCTCACCAATGCAGATCCTAATCCGCGTCCTCGGTGGGAAACATCAACGTAATAGCTCAGCTCCACATCGGCATCATAACCAGGGCGGGGATGAAATCGAGAAATGGAAGCAAAAGCAATCTTTTCACCTGCCTCTTCAACAACGATTACCGGATATTGCTCCCGTGGTGCATGTGAGTGAAGCCACACACTGCGCTGCTGGATATTTTGTACGGTGGTATCCGCGCTGGATCCACCCGTAGCGACCGCCTGATTGTAGATATCAGTGATAGCTGTGAGATCATCATCTTGAGCGAGACGAATCTGACAAGCATCTGGGAGCCCGAAACTATGTTGAGCATTCGCGTTGCTTTCACTCACCTTGTTGTGCCTCCACAGCTTTCGTCACTGCCTCTTTCAACCGTTGTTGGGCTTCACCATACGCACTGAAATCTCCCTTTTGCAGAGCTGCATCGGAATCCTTAATTGCCTGATTGGCGTCGTCAAGAGCCTTCTGCAATGCAGCGCTGTGTTGGCTTGTCGAACTGTCTGACGTATTCGAATCTCCATCACTATTTGATGAAGAGTTGTTGTTATCTGCAGAACCATTTGCACCAGATGACTCAGCTGTAGAGTTGTCTGCATCGCCTGCAGAAGCTCCGGAATCACCGCCAAAGACCTGATCGAGAGCTTCATCCAAGGTATCTGCAAATCCAACCTGATCTCCAAAGGCGACTAAGACCTTTTTCAACAATGGGAAGCTGGTTTTTCCACTTGACTCAACATAAACCGGCTCGATATACACTAGTCCACCACCAATAGGCAGTGTCAACAAATTACCACGTTTTACATTGGTACTGCCCGATTCAAGCAGATTGAGTTCCTTAGAGACATCAGCGTTAGCGTTGAAATTATTTTGCGCTTGACCAGGTCCTGGCACATTAGAGTTTTTTGGCAATTCCATTAACCGCAGGGTGCCGTAATTCGGACCTATTTTGCCCTTCTCATTACCAGCGTCGGAGTCCACAGAAAGGAATCCAGTAAGGATTTCTCTTGTGACACTTCCAGCAGGAATGTAGCTAGAAGTTAAAGAGAATGTCGGCTCTTTCGCTCCCTGATTTTGCATCGTTAGGTAGTATGGCGGCTGCAACACACCATCTGCCTGATTCTGCTTTGATTCGACAGGATCAATCGGAGTCTGCCAGAAGTCCTCACCCGAGAAGAACTGACTAGCTGAAGTCACATGATATTTCGAGAGCAGTTGACGTTGGACTTTGAAGAGGC from the Bifidobacterium sp. genome contains:
- a CDS encoding FtsB family cell division protein: MASKTAPHGEKNSQTRHSRTSRERGTAGPISFFIAMIIVILASIELVSTFHTYALNLSQLNSLRKQEASLIAQKQELENNINRWNDNAYVTAQARDRLGFVFAGEQAIRVLHPEAVTGTTSTESNGSSDNSTSEDKPWYEEMASAFEKADKGSSKHTSKNSTKSDSTSKSETTSTDSGSTDSNTDNNE
- the eno gene encoding phosphopyruvate hydratase; this encodes MAAIESVYAREILDSRGNPTVEVVLETEDGAQGLGLVPSGASTGEAEAWERRDGDKSRYQGKGVLDAVKAVNEIIAPAVIGLDATDQRALDETMIELDGTANKGKLGANAILGVSLAAIYASAESADLPLYRYLGGTNGHILPVPNMNIMNGGAHADSNVDIQEFMVSPYGFDSYKEALRAGVEVYHTLKGVVKERGLSTGLGDEGGFAPNLDSNAEALDLIVESIEKAGYKPGEQIGLSLDVASSEFYDKETGKYLFEGELRDDDWLLDYYKGLVEKYPLVSIEDPFQEEDWTAWQKITAELGDRLQFVGDDLLVTNPKRLQKGIDLKAANSLLVKLNQIGTVTETLDAIELATANGFTSMVSHRSGETPDTTISDLAVAKNTRQIKTGAPARGERIAKYNRLLEIEEELGSAAQYAGYSAFKACKKYVK
- the mfd gene encoding transcription-repair coupling factor translates to MNSLHEFLALLDADHSFHDLHYGNVELPDSDTDPSLTVAASLGVRSALAAAVAERKPVVVVVPSGREAQDMAEALRSWYGSESNDVAVLEAWETLPHERLSPRADTVASRMAVFRRLAHPEGNDGMFGPIRILVMPVRSLIQPVVAGLGDVQPLVFRIGEDLGLDNAVERLVQNAYTRVDLVMDRGEFAVRGGILDVFPPTAPHPLRIEYFGDEVDAIHEFNASDQRTYGDNIRSVWATACREMQLDERVRVRAKELIGQIPNADDMLESISQAIAVEGMESLLPALVDHLDAVPDLLPKNSVVMLSDPERLRRAAEDLSKTANEFLAASWHIAASGHSSGAPISFDQASFLDIDEVISSIAFSQRELWKLTDFSVDSSRPGHIQIDAHQPEEFRGVEERASSGIRGLIDAGITVTITSAAQGTLNRLTRVIHETGITDFRAVRSFALDGFIDERAKFALLTERDLTGHTSASQVTKTPKRRRKAIDLMELKPGDYVVHEQHGIGRFVQMRQRTVGKGAQQAQREYLVIEYAPSKRGAPADKLFIPTDQLDLVSKYIGAEVPKLNKLGGGDWAATKAKARKHVRQIAEDLVKLYSARQRTEGFSFSPDTPWQKELEDAFPYQETPDQLTTIDEVKHDMERPMPMDRLICGDVGFGKTEIALRAAFKAVQDSKQVVILVPTTLLVQQHFETFTERFEGFPVRIAALSRFQTAKEISATIEALADGGVDIVIGTHKLLNPKIKFKDLGLVIIDEEQRFGVEHKETLKALRTNVDVLSLSATPIPRTLEMAVTGIREMSTLATPPEDRLPVLTYVGAYEDAQVTAALRRELLRGGQVFYVHNRVEDIARTAAKISELVPEAKVGIANGKMGEKQLDAVIRDFWRRDINVLVCTTIIETGLDISNANTLIVDHADRFGLSQLHQLRGRVGRGRERAYAYFLYDPSKTMTQTAHDRLATIAQNSSLGSGFDVAMKDLELRGTGNLLGDEQSGHIEGVGFDLYIRMVSQAVAHVKEPDKQEEQSVSIDLPIEASIPVYYIDSDKLRLEAYQKLAAAHSEHDLDELRDELSDRYGKLPSELDVLFDIARLREKAKALGITEIIAQGRNVRVARIDPPESVMMRLQRIYSGCQYRPVTHTLLVPAPFAGSLGSSAMDSQAVMSWVDQLLEDLAWSARPRS
- the pth gene encoding aminoacyl-tRNA hydrolase, producing MASDCWLIVGLGNPGKEYEGTRHNMGFMCADVLAQRWTISMSDHKGLAKLGKGILRLDGKQIRFFLAKPLTFMNESGNAVASIAAYYDIDPHQIVVIHDDMDLEYGRIKVKSGGSAGGHNGIKSIDKSLGSNAYGRVRLGVGHAARQGDAHRNTVNWVLGGFSRDQKAQLPDFLADGADAAETLITHGLAAAQENFNGR
- a CDS encoding DUF501 domain-containing protein, whose product is MKVEELLDSVLKNPATPEDVDTVTKQLGRYPRGIVAVGARCICGNPLAVITRPMLEGGVPFPTTCYLTSPEAVKAVSHVEAEGGMRIFNDSLAEDANLAEQYQRAHESYLSFRHALAQRLGDDESHIEGTSAGGMPVRVKCLHALLAQSLVMGKGINPIGDQVLTQIEDEFSPKVCRCALYNDRSNN
- a CDS encoding GNAT family N-acetyltransferase, whose translation is MSESNANAQHSFGLPDACQIRLAQDDDLTAITDIYNQAVATGGSSADTTVQNIQQRSVWLHSHAPREQYPVIVVEEAGEKIAFASISRFHPRPGYDADVELSYYVDVSHRGRGLGSALVRWGLHTARELRYDKLITVIFADNRASMSLMKRFNFTQYGLLPQAAADSHGVHHDVAYWYQPLN